The proteins below are encoded in one region of Roseovarius bejariae:
- a CDS encoding c-type cytochrome has product MREVMTKSMARNIFYGGSLFFIIIFLGLSVHSHRYIVTTSTDAEGLTESVALGKKVWEDKTCINCHSIMGEGAYFAPELANVMTRWGATDDPEAAYEMLDGWMKSQPSGIEGRRQMPNFDLSEEETRALADFLLWVDAIDAQDWPPNDAG; this is encoded by the coding sequence ATGCGCGAAGTAATGACCAAGAGCATGGCCCGCAATATCTTCTACGGCGGCTCCCTGTTCTTCATCATCATCTTCCTTGGACTGTCGGTGCATTCGCATCGCTATATCGTGACAACCTCGACCGATGCCGAAGGGCTGACCGAAAGCGTCGCACTGGGCAAGAAGGTCTGGGAAGACAAAACCTGCATCAACTGCCACTCGATCATGGGTGAGGGGGCGTATTTCGCGCCCGAACTGGCCAATGTCATGACCCGTTGGGGGGCCACGGATGACCCCGAGGCCGCCTACGAGATGCTCGACGGCTGGATGAAATCCCAACCCAGCGGCATCGAGGGGCGTCGCCAGATGCCCAACTTCGACCTGTCCGAGGAAGAGACGCGCGCGCTCGCCGACTTCCTGCTGTGGGTCGATGCCATCGACGCTCAGGACTGGCCGCCGAACGACGCGGGCTGA